A single genomic interval of Spinacia oleracea cultivar Varoflay chromosome 6, BTI_SOV_V1, whole genome shotgun sequence harbors:
- the LOC130462969 gene encoding protein FLUORESCENT IN BLUE LIGHT, chloroplastic-like has protein sequence MEMWMPFVIESLHFVPTLISPISYEVDWKSVVLSQPLSFGKTLLLMASDVCRVAEISTVNSSSCSRLVARQRKGELQRLNEQLRQINAALRRQAKIESYAPSLSYAPANNRIPETEVIIDPKTEELISHLKAKKTYLRNQEPEKAYTEFKVALELAKNLNDPVKEKKAARGLG, from the exons ATGGAAATGTGGATGCCATTTGTTATAGAATCGCTACATTTTGTGCCCACCTTGATATCTCCCATATCATATGAAGTAGACTGGAAGTCTGTAGTGTTGTCGCAGCCATTGTCTTTTGGGAAAACCCTTCTTTTGATGGCTTCAGATGTATGCAGAGTTGCTGAGATATCAACTGTGAATAGTTCTTCATGTTCAC GACTGGTGGCTCGACAAAGAAAGGGGGAACTCCAACGACTAAATGAACAACTGCGTCAGATTAATGCAGCTCTTAGAAGACAAGCGAAAATTGAGTCATATGCCCCTAGCTTAAGCTATGCCCCAGCTAATAACAGAATCCCGGAGACTGAAGTAATAATTGATCCAAAGACAGAGGAGTTGATTTCTCATCTCAAGGCTAAGAAGACTTATCTAAGAAACCAAGAACCAGAGAAAGCATACACAGAGTTTAAGGTTGCTCTGGAACTCGCTAAGAATTTGAATGATCCTGTCAAGGAAAAGAAAGCTGCAAGAGGTTTAGGTTAG